From the Paracholeplasma manati genome, one window contains:
- a CDS encoding YgaP family membrane protein, with protein sequence MKFQKNVGSTDKLIRYVLSALLVVVGVLLLNQILWLSIALFVFALVLTLTALFSFCGLYTLFGINTCKLEKK encoded by the coding sequence ATGAAATTTCAAAAGAACGTTGGGTCTACCGACAAGTTGATTCGTTATGTATTATCCGCTTTACTCGTCGTCGTAGGCGTATTACTCTTAAACCAAATCTTGTGGTTATCGATCGCACTATTTGTATTCGCTTTGGTGTTAACACTCACAGCGCTATTCAGTTTCTGCGGTTTATACACCCTATTTGGCATCAACACTTGTAAACTAGAAAAGAAGTGA